The sequence CTGCACCTGACGATTTTGGTATTCGGTTTAAGCGAATGGATGTGGATGGATGTCCAGAAATCCGTGCTGATATCGATCATGTTGTTGACATATCCCGGGGGACAACCATTGAAGAAAATTGTGTTCGAATCCATACCGTCGAGCATGCTCTTGCCGCTTGTGTAGGAATTGGTCTCGATAATGTCCTCATTGAATTGACTGCAAAAGAACCACCCGTTATGGATGGCAGTGCATTAGATTTTGTAAAGGTATTACTCAAGGCAGGAATTGTAAAGCAAAATGCCACGCGTAATTATCTCCATATTGATGAATCGGTTGGTTATTCAGATCCAGAACGGGGTGTTGATATTCATATTATGCCTTCGGACCAATTCCGAATTACGTTTATGATTGATTATAAATTCCGTTCGTTGGGAACTCAATTCACCACTATGGATGAATTAGAGAAAAATTTTGCTGAAAAAATTGCACCGGCACGAACATTTTGTTTTTTAAGCGAAGTAGAAACTTTAAAAGAAAATGGTCTTATTCAAGGTGGAAATCTCGATAATGCAGTTGTTATTGTTGATAAAGAAATTGATCAAGCTGAAGCTGATAACCTCCGAAATCTTTTTGGTATTAAACAGGAAATAAGTTTGGGGGCCAATGGTCTCTTGAATGGGAAAAAATTACGGTTTGAGAATGAACCTGTTCGCCATAAGGCGTTAGACCTAATTGGGGATTTAGCC is a genomic window of Candidatus Neomarinimicrobiota bacterium containing:
- a CDS encoding bifunctional UDP-3-O-[3-hydroxymyristoyl] N-acetylglucosamine deacetylase/3-hydroxyacyl-ACP dehydratase, which gives rise to MTPIKYQRTIGKEASCVGVGLHTGVETKITFKPAPDDFGIRFKRMDVDGCPEIRADIDHVVDISRGTTIEENCVRIHTVEHALAACVGIGLDNVLIELTAKEPPVMDGSALDFVKVLLKAGIVKQNATRNYLHIDESVGYSDPERGVDIHIMPSDQFRITFMIDYKFRSLGTQFTTMDELEKNFAEKIAPARTFCFLSEVETLKENGLIQGGNLDNAVVIVDKEIDQAEADNLRNLFGIKQEISLGANGLLNGKKLRFENEPVRHKALDLIGDLALLGMPLQGHVIASKSGHAANVELVKRIKKVYEKKIQQQRFKKSSVSNYIYDINSILKLLPHRYPFVLVDRIVDITPGEKLTAYKNVTINEPFFQGHFPTQPVMPGVLVLEAMAQAGAFLVLNSIDDPMKKNMFFSALSEAKFRHPIIPGDQLRLEMKLAKFKLGTALFEGKGYVGEKLVAEGKLRATVVDRAGA